From one Lycium barbarum isolate Lr01 chromosome 6, ASM1917538v2, whole genome shotgun sequence genomic stretch:
- the LOC132643999 gene encoding pollen-specific leucine-rich repeat extensin-like protein 2, with protein sequence MESDLQEESEPQQEASETIEKEEPLEEEEPEEEEKESQDMEEEELELVGIEVEGEEEPFEKFPAFQEEENDVNDESDYYAPTDKGSDFYAPSPIMVPVASTMVSKNFGRAGPSEPACFTTTIPAYTALPSVRVSTPLTKHHQQTYQPSPQQNYCPPPNNPPQAYQTPKNYQNQPPPLAYNAPHLAFKRKPVREFTKVLELRARLFERLLSAGLIQKVPPKPAQLGNKFYRTDQTCAYHSGGNEHSIKDCINLKHKIQDLIGEREITLETAAPNVNTSPLPNHGNNRVHMIERDED encoded by the exons ATGGAATCAGACCTGCAAGAAGAGTCGGAGCCTCAACAGGAAGCCTCCGAAACCATTGAGAAGGAAGAACCCCTAGAGGAAGAAGAACCAGAAGAGGAAGAAAAAGAATCCCAAGAtatggaggaagaagaattgGAGCTTGTCGGCATAGAGGTCGAGGGAGAAGAGGAACCATTTGAGAAGTTCCCCGCGTTTCAAGAAGAAGAGAATGATGTGAATGATGAATCTGACTACTATGCCCCAACCGACAAGGGATCTGACTTCTATGCACCCTCGCCCATAATGGTACCTGTGGCCTCTACTATGGTATCAAAGAATTTTGGGAGGGCTGGCCCTTCGGAACCCGCTTG CTTTACCACCACTATACCAGCTTACACGGCTCTGCCTAGTGTCCGTGTGTCCACCCCGCTTACCAAACACCACCAACAGACCTATCAACCATCCCCTCAACAAAATTACTGCCCACCACCGAATAACCCACCACAAGCATATCAAACACCTAAAaactaccaaaatcaaccaccacccCTAGCATATAATGCTCCACATCTAGCTTTTAAGAGAAAGCCAGTAAGGGAATTCACAAAAGTTCTCGAGCTTAGGGCTCGGCTCTTCGAAAGGTTATTGTCCGCGGGCCTGATCCAGAAGGTCCCTCCAAAACCAGCACAGCTAGGGAACAAATTCTACAGGACTGATCAGACTTGTGCTTATCATTCGGGAGGAAATGAGCACAGCATAAAAGACTGCATAAATCTCAAGCACAAAATCCAGGATCTGATCGGCGAAAGGGAAATCACCTTGGAAACAGCAGCTCCCAATGTGAACACAAGCCCGTTACCTAACCATGGAAATAACAGAGTCCACATGATTGAGAGGGACGAGGACTAG